The Halogranum gelatinilyticum genome includes a window with the following:
- a CDS encoding TVP38/TMEM64 family protein, whose product MNRRTRLALGVGTLLVVAVAALLTSPAAVLERLSWLAANPLLFAAVLLGVSVVRPFLAWPTTLLAVAAGYGFGLVGGTAFALLLMTVTALPPFLLARRARGSGAGRLTAASEGFVRRTGDFRSVAASRFLPAPSDVVSVAAGVANVAVGPFLLGTAVGELPWAVAGVLVGSSLDGLSAGSLAAVVDTRLVLAIAVLGVLGLAGPVYRHVVADGAGDGDSASQRL is encoded by the coding sequence CCGTCGCCGCCCTCCTCACGTCGCCCGCAGCGGTCCTCGAACGGCTGTCATGGCTCGCGGCCAACCCCCTGCTGTTCGCGGCCGTCCTTCTCGGCGTCTCGGTCGTCCGGCCGTTTCTCGCCTGGCCGACGACGCTCTTGGCCGTGGCCGCGGGATACGGCTTCGGGCTGGTCGGTGGGACCGCCTTCGCGCTCCTGTTGATGACCGTCACCGCGCTCCCGCCGTTCCTCCTCGCTCGTCGCGCACGCGGCTCGGGTGCCGGACGGCTGACTGCGGCCTCCGAGGGCTTCGTCCGGCGCACGGGCGACTTCCGGAGCGTCGCCGCGAGCCGCTTCCTCCCGGCACCTTCGGACGTCGTCTCCGTCGCCGCTGGCGTTGCCAACGTCGCTGTCGGTCCGTTCCTCCTCGGAACCGCTGTCGGCGAACTGCCGTGGGCCGTCGCGGGCGTCCTCGTCGGCTCGTCCCTCGACGGCCTCTCGGCCGGTTCGCTGGCGGCCGTCGTCGACACGCGTCTCGTCCTCGCAATCGCGGTGCTCGGGGTGCTCGGTCTCGCTGGCCCGGTCTACCGCCACGTCGTCGCCGACGGGGCTGGCGACGGCGACTCGGCGAGTCAGCGGCTGTAA
- a CDS encoding metal-dependent hydrolase family protein has protein sequence MILRDVTLVDGGEAHRGAVAVDTESGTITAVGDADDVTAAADGPAVSLPGYSVLPGLVDAHIHYSLSGERSVEDVVGMTDAELALAEARNARKTLEAGITGVRAMGARDVDPHVRDAIEAGDIPGPRTVANCRSITITGGHGHHLGREITGPNDARRAVREQTKRGAEFIKFMTTGGVTTPGTDPDAVAMTYAEIDALVDEAHRQGVHAATHVHGAEGAKAAIRAGVDTVEHGTFLDDEAVELFLEHDVTLVPTLSAPYYIVRNMEMATEESARKTRHVYERHIQSFEKALDAGVRIAGGTDAGTPFNYHGANASEVEFMANYGMAPAEAIRAMTETAAAVVGLDGSGTLEAGTYADLLLVEGDVTDDLTLLNNPTAVLKGGEVVAGAVPGASDE, from the coding sequence ATGATTCTCCGTGACGTGACGCTGGTCGACGGCGGCGAGGCACACAGGGGTGCGGTCGCCGTCGACACGGAGTCGGGAACGATTACGGCCGTCGGCGACGCCGACGACGTGACTGCTGCTGCGGACGGGCCTGCTGTCTCTCTGCCGGGCTACTCTGTTCTGCCGGGACTCGTCGACGCCCACATCCACTACTCGCTCTCCGGCGAGCGCAGTGTCGAAGACGTCGTCGGCATGACGGACGCCGAACTCGCGCTCGCCGAGGCTCGCAACGCCCGCAAGACGCTCGAAGCCGGTATCACCGGCGTCCGGGCGATGGGTGCCCGCGACGTCGACCCGCACGTCAGAGACGCCATCGAGGCGGGGGATATTCCCGGCCCGCGGACGGTCGCCAACTGCCGCTCGATCACCATCACCGGGGGCCACGGCCACCATCTCGGCCGGGAGATCACCGGCCCGAACGACGCCCGCCGGGCGGTCCGCGAGCAGACCAAACGGGGGGCGGAGTTCATCAAGTTCATGACGACCGGCGGGGTGACGACGCCCGGGACCGACCCGGACGCGGTCGCGATGACCTACGCCGAAATCGACGCGCTCGTCGACGAGGCCCACCGCCAAGGCGTCCACGCGGCGACCCACGTCCACGGTGCCGAGGGGGCGAAAGCCGCGATTCGAGCCGGAGTCGACACCGTCGAACACGGCACCTTCCTTGACGACGAGGCCGTCGAACTGTTCTTGGAGCACGACGTGACGCTCGTCCCGACGCTCTCCGCGCCGTACTACATCGTCCGCAACATGGAGATGGCGACCGAGGAGAGCGCGCGAAAGACCCGCCACGTCTACGAGCGGCACATCCAGTCGTTCGAGAAAGCACTCGACGCAGGGGTCCGTATCGCCGGAGGCACCGACGCCGGGACGCCGTTCAACTACCACGGCGCGAACGCCTCCGAGGTCGAGTTCATGGCTAACTACGGGATGGCCCCCGCCGAAGCCATCCGCGCGATGACCGAGACGGCCGCCGCGGTCGTCGGCCTGGACGGCTCGGGGACCCTCGAAGCGGGAACCTACGCCGACCTGCTCCTCGTCGAGGGCGACGTGACCGACGACCTGACGCTGCTCAACAATCCGACGGCCGTCCTGAAGGGCGGCGAGGTCGTCGCCGGTGCGGTTCCGGGCGCGTCCGACGAGTAA
- a CDS encoding GNAT family N-acetyltransferase has protein sequence MFPEVVETERLRLERFSRETVDTLDLYEYTAKADSIEEETQYVTWDPHTTPKETWDFLTGMEEAWDDRENATYAIFPKAGEDGAGEFAGNTGFDIDWEKRKATLGIWLRKPFWGRGYSGERAGALFQLAFDRLDLEVVDVGHVPDNDKSRRAIEKYIDSYGGRHDGILRNWQLTADGDPVDLELYSVSQTEWREVVGDEREATFLEERDDE, from the coding sequence ATGTTCCCCGAAGTCGTCGAGACAGAGCGTCTCAGGTTGGAGCGGTTCAGCCGCGAGACGGTCGACACTCTCGACCTCTACGAGTACACCGCGAAGGCGGACAGCATCGAAGAGGAGACGCAGTACGTCACTTGGGACCCGCACACCACGCCGAAGGAGACGTGGGACTTCCTGACGGGGATGGAAGAGGCGTGGGACGACCGGGAGAACGCGACGTACGCGATCTTCCCGAAGGCGGGCGAGGACGGCGCGGGCGAGTTCGCCGGAAACACTGGCTTCGACATCGACTGGGAGAAGCGCAAAGCCACCCTCGGAATCTGGCTCCGCAAGCCCTTCTGGGGGCGTGGCTACTCAGGTGAGCGCGCCGGAGCGCTCTTCCAACTCGCGTTCGACCGGCTGGACCTCGAAGTCGTCGACGTCGGCCACGTTCCGGACAACGACAAGTCGCGGCGAGCAATCGAGAAATATATCGACAGCTACGGTGGCCGTCACGACGGCATCCTCCGCAACTGGCAGTTGACGGCCGACGGCGACCCGGTCGACCTCGAACTCTACTCGGTCTCCCAAACGGAGTGGCGCGAAGTCGTCGGCGACGAGCGCGAGGCGACGTTTCTCGAGGAGAGGGACGATGAGTGA
- a CDS encoding GNAT family N-acetyltransferase encodes MSDLFPTYVESERLRYDPLHESIDALDLYDYHRSGELDAVLQPLGETPHATPKETWDELDGVRERWDEGKKASYAITRKEDGGGAEGEFVGVAELWMEWDYSRTSLGTWIRKPFWGRGYAGERAGAMLVVAFECLDLALVDVGHEPGNEQSRRAIEKYVQQYGGQHDASVRNWLPPGDSGGPRDLERYSISQKQWRANVGDDELASVVVER; translated from the coding sequence ATGAGTGACCTCTTTCCGACCTACGTCGAGAGCGAGCGGCTCCGATACGACCCACTGCACGAGTCCATCGACGCGCTCGACCTCTACGACTACCACCGAAGCGGCGAACTGGACGCCGTGCTGCAACCCCTCGGCGAGACGCCGCACGCGACGCCGAAGGAGACGTGGGACGAATTGGACGGGGTACGCGAGCGCTGGGACGAGGGTAAGAAGGCCAGTTACGCCATCACGCGGAAGGAGGACGGCGGCGGAGCGGAGGGCGAGTTCGTCGGCGTCGCCGAACTCTGGATGGAGTGGGATTACTCTCGAACGTCGCTCGGGACGTGGATTCGCAAGCCCTTCTGGGGCCGTGGCTACGCGGGCGAGCGGGCGGGAGCGATGCTCGTCGTCGCCTTCGAGTGTCTCGATCTGGCCCTCGTCGACGTCGGCCACGAACCCGGCAACGAACAGTCGCGACGAGCTATCGAGAAATACGTCCAGCAGTACGGCGGCCAACACGACGCGTCGGTTCGCAACTGGCTCCCGCCAGGTGATTCGGGGGGACCGCGCGACCTCGAACGCTACAGCATCTCGCAGAAACAGTGGCGCGCGAACGTCGGCGACGACGAGTTGGCGAGCGTCGTCGTCGAGCGATAG